The genomic segment GCGGATTCGCCGTACTCGTGCCGCGCCCAGGCGAGCCGCGCCTTTTCCCAGCGCGGGTCGACGAGGTCGGGATCGAGCTGGATCGCCGTCTCGAGAGCGAGGGCGGAACGGTCCGCCTTCCCCTGCCGGTCGGCGAGCCGCGCCTGGTAGAGCGCCGCGCGGGAGAAGTCGGAGAGCCGCGAAATCCCGACGCGGCTCGCCGTCCGGAGCAGATCCGCGCTCGCCAGCCGCGCCGACGGATAATCGTCGTCGTTCAGCGCGGAGAGGAACTCGAACCAGCGGCCGCGGAGGCCCGAGCGCGTCGTGGGCGGGGGCAGCGGCGAAACGCGGTCCGCCGGCGCGGTCGCGTCCGGCGCGCCGGGCTCGGCGAGTCCCTGCGCGCCCGCCGCGGCCGCGATCGACAGCAGGAAGAGGCTTCCTGCGACGAACTTTCGCATTCAGCGCGTCGGCGGCGGTGTCGCGACTCCGCTCGCCTCCACGTACGCCATTCTCAGCTCGTAGAGGGCGCGGTTCAGGAGGTCCTGTTCCGCGAAGGTGAGGTTTTTCCGGGTCTTGCGCTCCAGGAGCGCGAGCCATTCGATCATGCGGCGGGCCCCGACCAGGTCGCTGCCGGCGCCCGGCCCCGCGCCCGGGTCCGACAACAGCCCCAGGGCCGAATAGGCGCTCGTCGCGAGCGACCGCACGAGGTCGACGAAGTCGGGGTCGGCCCCCCCGGGAGCCGCCGCCTCGGGTTCGGGTCCGGGTTCCGGAGCCGGCGATTCCGCGGGGGGAGGCGGCGGAGGAGGAGCCGCGGTCTCCGGCTCGGAAGCCTCCTCCAGATCACGGTACTCCGGTTTCAACTCGCCCTCCGGCGTGAACATCCGGAAATCGGAGACTTTGATCGGCTTTTCTTCGTCCGCCACGGAACACCTCGGTTTTCCGAAGATTAGCACCGCGATCGTTCGGCCGGCAACCCGCCTCCGCCCGCTCGCGAGCGCCCGCGCGGGACGCGGCTTCGGCGCATCCCTCGCGAGGACGGGAAGCCGGCACCGTGCGGTTAGACTCGCGGGATGGCCGACGCGCTCGCGCGACTGGAAGCGCTCGTCGAACGGCTGCGCCGGGAATGCCCGTGGGACCGCGAGCAGACCTTCGCGACCATCTCGACCTACATCCTCGAGGAGACGCACGAGCTCCTCGAGACCCTCGACGGCGACGACGGCCCGCGTCTGCGCGGCGAGCTCGGCGACGTCCTCTTCCAGATCTTCTTCGTCTCGCGCC from the Thermoanaerobaculia bacterium genome contains:
- a CDS encoding DUF1844 domain-containing protein → MADEEKPIKVSDFRMFTPEGELKPEYRDLEEASEPETAAPPPPPPPAESPAPEPGPEPEAAAPGGADPDFVDLVRSLATSAYSALGLLSDPGAGPGAGSDLVGARRMIEWLALLERKTRKNLTFAEQDLLNRALYELRMAYVEASGVATPPPTR